Proteins from a genomic interval of Archangium lipolyticum:
- a CDS encoding imm11 family protein, with product MRYFQLMDDVNVPGGWILGTPTDERTGQPLSGVFLAGHPLRVSGPVRVPFLQPGRALDFSLANTAPVVHTKVASVLAELAPADVQLIPANVETHPEQYCLLNVLRIVKCIDDAACEEVNYWTPEDGVPEKTGRYFSVYGLRIAPTQVGGARIFRPWGWEIALIVSESIKEAMQRLGVTGARFEEV from the coding sequence ATGCGCTACTTCCAGCTGATGGACGACGTGAATGTCCCTGGTGGATGGATACTGGGAACCCCGACCGATGAACGGACGGGCCAGCCGCTGAGTGGCGTATTTCTCGCGGGTCATCCACTTCGCGTCAGCGGGCCTGTTCGAGTTCCCTTCCTCCAGCCCGGAAGAGCGCTAGACTTCTCCCTGGCGAATACAGCGCCGGTCGTTCACACAAAGGTGGCCTCGGTCCTGGCCGAGCTGGCACCAGCCGATGTCCAGCTCATCCCGGCGAACGTTGAGACACATCCCGAGCAATATTGCCTTTTGAATGTGCTGCGAATCGTGAAGTGCATCGATGATGCTGCTTGCGAAGAGGTCAATTACTGGACGCCCGAAGACGGAGTTCCAGAGAAGACCGGGCGATACTTCTCCGTGTACGGCTTGAGAATCGCTCCCACACAGGTCGGAGGCGCCCGGATCTTCCGTCCCTGGGGATGGGAGATTGCCCTCATCGTCTCGGAAAGCATCAAGGAGGCGATGCAACGACTGGGCGTGACGGGTGCCCGGTTCGAGGAGGTCTGA